The following are encoded together in the Juglans regia cultivar Chandler unplaced genomic scaffold, Walnut 2.0 Scaffold_253, whole genome shotgun sequence genome:
- the LOC118345390 gene encoding uncharacterized protein LOC118345390, with translation MESVQQIWCSIKYWVSRIALKLKDVNLLTLCDEGVLQGFNMPLNVMRKEFIFPVKWKLPKQGWVKLNIDGCSFGNPGPLGVGCIIRDDKGDLLCGFATTTGHNSNNYAELMGLLHGLWHIGLLGVFCVVIELDSMLVLNWLRNQRCGLWYMEDYWDEIQSRIAGLNVSFVHCYRECNSVANGIAKVGAKGQSSSRFSLLELPAPIRGFFLQENMISLKKTAMDLIDESSVNDAQIISQAIGSRFGYLKGLGCCVKPSSTSSSSSRAKSNDDKTKELEKTTLEIERFRSKGK, from the exons ATGGAATCGGTCCAACAGATTTGGTGTTCCATAAAATATTGGGTATCTCGGATTGCTTTAAAGCTCAAGGATGTTAATTTGCTTACTCTGTGTGATGAAGGTGTTTTACAAGGTTTCAATATGCCATTAAATGTCATGAGGAAGGAGTTTATTTTTCCCGTCAAGTGGAAGCTTCCTAAGCAAGGTTGGGTTAAATTGAACATAGATGGTTGTTCTTTTGGTAATCCGGGTCCTTTGGGTGTGGGATGCATTATTCGGGATGATAAAGGTGATTTGCTTTGCGGTTTTGCTACAACCACTGGGCACAATTCTAACAACTATGCAGAGTTGATGGGTTTACTTCATGGGCTTTGGCACATTGGCTTGTTGGGTGTTTTTTGTGTGGTTATTGAACTTGACTCCATGTTAGTGCTTAACTGGTTGAGGAATCAGAGATGTGGCTTGTGGTACATGgaagattattgggatgaaatccAAAGTCGAATAGCTGGGCttaatgtttcttttgttcaCTGCTATAGAGAATGTAACTCGGTTGCTAATGGGATTGCTAAAGTGGGTGCTAAGGGTCAATCTAGCTCTCGGTTTTCTTTACTAGAGCTGCCTGCTCCCATTAGAG GTTTTTTCTTGCAA gaaaatatgatatctcttaagaAAACTGCTATGGATCTAATTGATGAATCATCTGTTAATGATGCTCAGATCATTTCTCAAGCTATTGGATCacgttttggatatttgaagGGCCTAGGATGTTGCGTGAAaccatcatcaacatcatcatcctcttctcgaGCCAAATCGAATGACGATAAGACTAAGGAATTGGAGAAAAcaacacttgagatagaacgatttAGGTCCAAGGGAAAATAA